A single Paracoccus pantotrophus DNA region contains:
- a CDS encoding flagellin N-terminal helical domain-containing protein, with product MSSILTNNGAMVALQTLKGINANLMKAQNEISTGKKVATAQDNAAVWAISKVMESDQTTFKTLQSNLNLAEAVVTTARTGAERIRELLDKMRGLAASAGSDANDFGTVNDQVIALKDQIVSIIDGTQMNGVNLLKTNPIGTATSFSVLASLDRTAGTVATAAQTITVNSVDFEADIEAATITAITDSTTARTAVSEIEALIDIAKKGAAELGTAAKRINDQSNFISELADSLTAGIGALVDADMEEASARLQALQTQQQLGVQALSIANQAPQTILSLFR from the coding sequence ATGTCCAGCATTCTGACCAACAACGGCGCGATGGTCGCGCTGCAAACCCTGAAGGGAATCAACGCGAACCTGATGAAGGCGCAGAACGAGATCTCGACCGGGAAAAAGGTTGCGACCGCACAGGATAATGCTGCGGTCTGGGCCATCTCGAAGGTGATGGAATCCGACCAGACGACCTTTAAGACGCTTCAAAGTAACCTGAACCTTGCCGAGGCCGTGGTGACGACCGCTCGCACCGGCGCCGAACGAATTCGCGAACTTCTGGACAAGATGAGGGGGTTGGCTGCTAGTGCGGGCAGCGACGCGAATGACTTTGGAACCGTTAATGACCAGGTCATCGCGTTGAAGGATCAGATTGTCTCGATCATCGATGGAACTCAGATGAACGGGGTAAATCTTCTCAAGACCAACCCGATCGGTACGGCGACATCGTTCAGCGTTCTTGCGTCCCTGGATCGGACGGCCGGTACGGTTGCGACTGCCGCACAGACGATCACGGTCAATTCTGTCGACTTCGAGGCGGATATCGAGGCTGCGACGATTACGGCCATTACGGACAGCACCACGGCACGGACTGCTGTTAGTGAAATAGAAGCGTTGATCGATATTGCGAAAAAGGGAGCTGCCGAACTTGGCACGGCTGCCAAGAGGATCAACGATCAGTCGAATTTCATTTCAGAACTGGCGGATTCTCTTACGGCGGGTATAGGTGCACTCGTAGACGCTGATATGGAGGAGGCGTCGGCCCGTCTGCAGGCCTTGCAGACCCAGCAGCAACTTGGGGTTCAGGCATTGTCGATCGCCAACCAAGCGCCGCAAACGATCTTGTCGCTGTTCCGATGA
- a CDS encoding flagellar biosynthesis regulator FlaF, whose translation MKRAAFQSSEGSFGSQCIRTDRDNEYFAFLRVTQKLKNASKSDNRYAMIEAASESNQLWTIIAADLAHEENGLPLATKAGLLSLAIYSLKQGRRVISECASVEPLIEINVMIMRGLRGDVHP comes from the coding sequence GTGAAACGTGCAGCTTTTCAAAGCAGTGAGGGAAGTTTTGGTTCACAATGTATTCGAACGGACAGAGATAACGAATATTTTGCGTTTTTGCGAGTAACACAAAAACTCAAGAATGCAAGTAAAAGCGATAATCGTTATGCAATGATAGAAGCAGCAAGTGAGAGCAACCAGCTTTGGACCATTATAGCTGCCGATCTTGCTCATGAGGAGAACGGTCTGCCTTTGGCCACAAAGGCGGGTTTGCTGTCTCTTGCAATTTACTCGCTCAAGCAAGGCCGTCGCGTTATTTCGGAATGTGCATCTGTTGAGCCCCTCATAGAAATCAACGTGATGATAATGAGGGGGTTGCGAGGAGACGTGCACCCATGA
- a CDS encoding Na+/H+ antiporter NhaA, translating to MYRIWNFVSEYSLLLVGGALAALLWANTAPDSYHHLVHLPLWVDAPIGMIEEHDGLATRVLTLHFLINDMLMALFFAIAAKEVWEAVILSGGSLRGKKALTPLIATLGGMAGPVLVYLALAGMLGVLAEVGRGWAIPTATDIAFSYLVGRIVFGARHPAIGFLLLLAIADDAGGLAILAIFYPTGEVVPMWLLLSLFAAVAVWFLACWLPRRLDRGKQDRPNSTWMRRNLGAWPYVIAGCISWYAFYRAGLHPALGLLPIVPTIPHAERDFGIFAEVERHSTDLLNTIEHALKIPVQLVLCAFGLVNAGVEFGAISAPTWLVLAGLVIGKPLGITLFGWFAANVLHLGMPEGMSLRDLPVVGFVAAIGFTVALFVASVAFPAGPVQDAAKMGALFSLGSAVLAILAGRIARVRRLT from the coding sequence ATGTATCGAATCTGGAATTTTGTTTCCGAATATTCTCTGCTCTTGGTCGGCGGTGCATTGGCCGCGCTGCTCTGGGCCAATACGGCGCCCGACAGCTATCATCACCTTGTCCACCTGCCGCTGTGGGTCGATGCGCCGATCGGCATGATCGAAGAGCATGACGGCCTGGCCACCCGTGTCCTGACCCTGCATTTCCTGATCAACGACATGCTGATGGCACTTTTCTTCGCCATCGCTGCGAAAGAGGTGTGGGAGGCGGTCATTCTTTCGGGCGGCTCGCTGCGGGGCAAGAAGGCGCTGACACCCCTGATCGCCACGCTTGGAGGGATGGCGGGACCGGTCCTTGTCTATCTGGCGTTGGCGGGGATGCTGGGCGTCCTGGCCGAGGTCGGCCGGGGTTGGGCCATTCCGACTGCGACCGACATCGCTTTCTCCTATCTGGTCGGACGCATTGTCTTCGGCGCGCGCCACCCGGCCATCGGCTTTCTGCTGCTTCTGGCCATCGCCGACGACGCCGGCGGGCTTGCGATCCTGGCGATCTTCTACCCCACGGGCGAGGTGGTGCCGATGTGGCTGCTGCTGTCGCTGTTCGCCGCCGTCGCGGTCTGGTTCCTGGCCTGCTGGCTGCCCAGGCGGTTGGACCGTGGCAAGCAGGATCGGCCGAACTCGACCTGGATGCGGCGGAACCTGGGCGCCTGGCCCTATGTGATCGCGGGCTGCATAAGCTGGTATGCGTTCTACCGCGCGGGCCTGCACCCGGCGCTTGGCCTGCTGCCGATCGTGCCCACCATCCCCCATGCCGAACGCGACTTCGGGATCTTCGCCGAGGTCGAGCGTCATTCGACCGACCTGCTGAACACCATCGAACATGCGCTGAAAATCCCGGTGCAGCTGGTCCTTTGTGCCTTCGGCCTGGTCAATGCCGGGGTCGAGTTCGGCGCGATCTCTGCCCCCACCTGGCTGGTTCTGGCGGGGCTGGTGATCGGCAAGCCGCTGGGGATCACGCTTTTCGGCTGGTTTGCGGCCAATGTGCTGCATCTCGGCATGCCCGAGGGGATGAGCTTGCGCGACCTGCCGGTGGTGGGTTTCGTCGCGGCCATCGGCTTTACCGTGGCGCTGTTCGTGGCCTCGGTCGCCTTCCCGGCCGGGCCGGTGCAGGATGCCGCCAAGATGGGGGCGCTGTTCAGCCTTGGCAGCGCCGTGCTTGCGATCCTTGCAGGACGTATCGCGCGGGTGCGGCGATTGACGTGA
- the pcaD gene encoding 3-oxoadipate enol-lactonase, with translation MPYLDLPTHRLHYRIDGGKGDKPWLTFCNSLGTDLHMWDAQMASLSGDFRILRYDRRGHGRSGAPTPPYELADLGGDVIALWDALSIRRSHFCGLSIGGLTGQWLGIHAGARLGRIVLCATAARIGSAESWHARIDEVRANGLSGLVPATAERWFTPRFRAANPASVKAILDGFAATSVEGYVGCCAALARADLRDRLPEIANPLLAISGKDDPVCPPAELAGIAEAVRCGGHLSLPGRHIVSQESAAQFDIALKDFLTAAPGCA, from the coding sequence ATGCCCTATCTGGACCTGCCCACCCACCGCCTGCACTACCGCATCGACGGAGGGAAAGGGGACAAGCCCTGGCTGACCTTCTGCAATTCCCTGGGCACCGACCTGCACATGTGGGACGCCCAGATGGCAAGCCTCTCAGGGGATTTCCGCATCCTGCGCTATGATCGCCGCGGCCATGGCCGGTCGGGCGCCCCGACGCCGCCCTATGAACTGGCCGATCTGGGCGGCGACGTGATCGCGCTGTGGGACGCGCTGTCCATCAGGCGCAGCCATTTCTGCGGCCTGTCCATCGGCGGCCTGACCGGGCAATGGCTGGGCATCCATGCCGGGGCGCGGCTGGGGCGCATCGTTCTTTGCGCGACGGCCGCCCGGATCGGCAGCGCCGAAAGCTGGCATGCCCGCATCGACGAGGTCCGGGCGAACGGCCTGAGCGGTCTTGTTCCGGCGACTGCGGAACGCTGGTTCACGCCCCGCTTCCGCGCGGCCAACCCTGCCAGCGTCAAGGCGATCCTGGACGGTTTCGCCGCCACCTCGGTCGAGGGCTATGTGGGATGCTGCGCGGCGCTTGCCAGGGCGGATCTTCGCGACCGCCTCCCCGAGATCGCCAATCCGCTGCTGGCGATTTCCGGCAAGGACGATCCGGTCTGCCCGCCCGCCGAATTGGCCGGGATCGCCGAAGCGGTGCGCTGCGGAGGTCACCTGTCCCTGCCAGGGCGGCATATCGTGAGCCAGGAATCCGCGGCACAGTTTGACATCGCCTTGAAGGATTTTCTGACCGCTGCCCCGGGTTGCGCCTGA
- the benD gene encoding benzoate diol dehydrogenase BenD, with the protein MTGAVFAGRFAGKVLVVTGAAQGIGRAVALRAAAEGGRVLFVDRADFVAEVAAEAGGGAAAFTADLETWDGADAAMRHAAETFGGIDILINNVGGAIRMRPFAEFEPAQIDAEIRRSLMPTLYCCHAVLPHLAARGGGTIVNVSSNATRGIHRVPYSAAKGGINAITQSLAMEMAAQNIRVVATAPGGTEAPPRRVPRNAEGDSPAERQWMAEVVDQVKQSAFMRRYGTIQEQVAPILFLASDEASYITGSVLPVAGGDTG; encoded by the coding sequence ATGACCGGGGCCGTCTTCGCGGGCCGCTTTGCGGGCAAGGTGCTGGTCGTGACCGGCGCCGCACAGGGCATCGGCCGCGCCGTCGCGCTGCGCGCGGCGGCCGAAGGGGGGCGGGTGCTGTTCGTGGACCGCGCCGATTTCGTGGCCGAGGTGGCGGCCGAGGCGGGCGGCGGTGCCGCCGCCTTCACCGCCGACCTGGAAACCTGGGACGGCGCCGATGCCGCGATGCGCCATGCCGCCGAAACGTTCGGCGGCATCGACATCCTGATCAACAACGTGGGCGGCGCGATCCGCATGCGGCCCTTTGCCGAGTTCGAGCCCGCCCAGATCGACGCCGAGATCCGGCGCTCGCTGATGCCGACGCTCTATTGCTGCCATGCGGTGCTGCCGCATCTGGCGGCGCGCGGCGGCGGCACCATCGTCAACGTCTCGTCCAACGCCACGCGGGGCATCCACCGCGTCCCCTATTCGGCGGCCAAGGGCGGCATCAACGCGATCACGCAATCCCTGGCGATGGAGATGGCAGCCCAGAACATCCGCGTCGTCGCCACCGCCCCCGGCGGGACCGAGGCGCCGCCGCGCCGCGTGCCGCGCAATGCCGAGGGCGACAGCCCTGCCGAACGGCAATGGATGGCCGAGGTCGTGGACCAGGTCAAGCAATCCGCCTTCATGCGCCGCTACGGGACCATCCAGGAACAGGTGGCGCCGATCCTGTTCCTGGCCTCGGACGAGGCATCCTACATCACCGGCTCGGTCCTGCCCGTCGCGGGGGGCGACACAGGATGA
- the flbT gene encoding flagellar biosynthesis repressor FlbT, with the protein MTGLILKLAPGERVLVNGAIIENGDRRSRISILTPKANILRLRDAIHPESVDSPVSRICYICQLVLTGDAVEGEGRRQILYGIEKLSQVFCDPDSSNLLAFASNAIIEGNYYAAFRSLRSLIARESRLMAIGAP; encoded by the coding sequence ATGACCGGTCTGATTCTCAAGTTGGCCCCCGGAGAAAGGGTTCTCGTGAATGGCGCCATTATAGAAAATGGAGATCGTCGGTCCAGAATATCAATTCTTACACCGAAGGCCAATATTCTTAGATTGAGAGATGCCATACACCCGGAATCGGTTGATTCGCCAGTTTCCAGGATATGTTATATTTGTCAGCTTGTACTTACCGGGGACGCGGTTGAAGGTGAAGGCCGCAGGCAGATTCTTTATGGAATTGAGAAGCTTTCTCAGGTTTTCTGCGACCCGGACAGTAGCAATTTGTTGGCTTTTGCATCCAATGCGATAATTGAGGGAAATTACTATGCGGCCTTTAGAAGCCTCAGATCTCTTATTGCTAGAGAATCGAGATTAATGGCGATAGGCGCGCCATGA
- the benC gene encoding benzoate 1,2-dioxygenase electron transfer component BenC, protein MCYRIALNFEDGITRFVDCKPGEKVLDAAFRNKINLPMDCSDGVCGTCKCRAESGAYDMGEDYIEDALTEDEAAEGLVLTCQMVPSSDCVLSVPTTSQACKTGQQVFAATVARIEPHQDAAVVLELDVEDAPAFLPGQYVNIAVPGSGDHRSYSFSSAPGEHRLGFLIKKIPGGLMGGWLARAQPGERLELTGPMGSFYLRDGDGPLLFLAGGTGLAPFLSMLEVLARAGSRRQIHLIYGVTRDQDLVLVDELAAYAGRLPNFTYATVVADPASDHPRKGWVTQHMPGDMLAAGGVDVYLCGPRPWSMPCVTIWMKTASAPPASITRSSPPTRP, encoded by the coding sequence ATGTGCTACCGCATCGCATTGAACTTCGAGGACGGGATCACCCGCTTCGTCGATTGCAAGCCGGGCGAGAAGGTTCTCGACGCCGCGTTCCGCAACAAGATCAACCTGCCGATGGACTGCTCGGACGGCGTCTGCGGCACCTGCAAGTGCCGCGCCGAAAGCGGCGCCTATGACATGGGCGAGGACTATATCGAGGACGCCCTGACCGAGGACGAGGCCGCCGAGGGGCTGGTGCTGACCTGCCAGATGGTGCCCTCCTCGGATTGCGTGCTGTCGGTGCCCACGACCTCGCAGGCCTGCAAGACCGGCCAGCAGGTCTTCGCCGCCACCGTGGCCCGGATCGAGCCGCATCAGGACGCCGCCGTGGTGCTGGAGCTTGACGTAGAGGACGCCCCCGCCTTCCTGCCGGGGCAATATGTCAACATCGCCGTGCCGGGCAGCGGCGATCACCGCTCCTATTCCTTCAGCTCGGCTCCGGGCGAGCATCGGCTGGGCTTCCTGATCAAGAAGATCCCCGGCGGGCTGATGGGCGGCTGGCTGGCCCGTGCGCAGCCGGGCGAGAGGCTGGAGCTGACCGGGCCGATGGGCAGCTTCTATCTGCGGGATGGCGACGGGCCGCTCTTGTTCCTGGCGGGCGGCACCGGCCTGGCGCCCTTCCTGTCGATGCTGGAGGTGCTGGCGCGGGCCGGGTCGCGGCGCCAGATCCACCTGATCTATGGCGTGACGCGCGATCAGGATCTGGTGCTGGTCGATGAGCTTGCGGCCTATGCCGGCCGCCTGCCGAATTTCACCTACGCGACCGTCGTGGCGGACCCGGCATCCGACCATCCCCGCAAGGGCTGGGTCACGCAGCACATGCCCGGCGACATGCTGGCGGCGGGCGGGGTCGATGTCTATCTGTGCGGCCCCCGCCCATGGTCGATGCCGTGCGTAACTATCTGGATGAAAACGGCATCCGCCCCGCCAGCTTCCATTACGAGAAGTTCACCCCCAACGCGCCCCTGA
- a CDS encoding Rieske 2Fe-2S domain-containing protein, producing the protein MSAIIEKARDLEQMLAVAVQDDKEAGLFRCRRDIFTNEDLFALEMKHIFEGNWVYLAHESQIPEPNDYYTTWIGRQPIVITRDKTGTLHAVINACAHKGAMLCRRKQGNKGSFTCPFHGWTFSNTGKLLKVKDAKTTQYPEQFNKDGSHDLTRVARFESYRGFLFGSLNPDVAPLEEFLGETRIIIDQIVDQAPEGLEVLRGNSSYIYDGNWKLQMENGCDGYHVSSVHWNYATTMDRRSETGTKAVDANSWSKSVAGVYGFENGHILLWTNTRNPEVRPVWNRREDIAARLGEEKAGFIVNQTRNLCLYPNVFLMDQFSTQIRVVRPLAVDKTEVTIFCFAPKGENAEDRAHRIRQYEDFFNVSGMGTSDDLEEFRACQTAYAGTVSLWNDMSRGAPLWIDGPDENARRMGLKPLLSGERSEDEGLFVCQHEYWAGVMRKALAAEKTGEAA; encoded by the coding sequence ATGTCCGCGATCATCGAAAAGGCACGCGATCTGGAACAGATGCTGGCCGTCGCCGTGCAGGACGACAAGGAAGCCGGCCTGTTCCGCTGCCGCCGCGACATCTTCACCAACGAGGATCTGTTCGCGCTGGAAATGAAGCACATCTTCGAAGGCAACTGGGTCTATCTGGCGCATGAAAGCCAGATCCCGGAACCGAACGATTATTACACCACCTGGATCGGCCGCCAGCCCATCGTCATCACCCGCGACAAGACCGGCACGCTGCACGCGGTCATCAACGCCTGCGCCCACAAGGGCGCCATGCTGTGCCGCCGCAAGCAAGGCAACAAGGGCAGCTTCACCTGCCCGTTCCACGGTTGGACCTTTTCCAACACCGGCAAGCTCCTGAAGGTCAAGGATGCCAAGACCACGCAATATCCCGAGCAGTTCAACAAGGACGGCTCGCACGACCTGACCCGCGTGGCCCGGTTCGAGTCCTATCGCGGCTTCCTGTTCGGCAGCCTGAATCCCGACGTGGCCCCGCTGGAGGAGTTCCTGGGCGAGACCCGCATCATCATCGACCAGATCGTCGACCAGGCCCCCGAGGGGCTGGAAGTGCTGCGCGGCAATTCCTCCTATATCTACGACGGCAACTGGAAGCTGCAGATGGAGAACGGCTGCGACGGCTACCACGTCAGCTCGGTGCACTGGAACTATGCCACGACCATGGACCGGCGCAGCGAAACCGGCACCAAGGCGGTGGATGCCAACAGCTGGTCGAAATCGGTCGCCGGCGTCTATGGTTTCGAGAACGGCCATATCCTGCTGTGGACCAACACCCGGAACCCCGAGGTCCGCCCGGTCTGGAACCGCCGCGAGGACATCGCCGCCCGCCTGGGCGAGGAAAAGGCCGGCTTCATCGTCAACCAGACCCGCAATCTGTGCCTCTATCCGAACGTATTCCTGATGGATCAGTTCAGCACCCAGATCCGCGTCGTGCGCCCGCTTGCCGTGGACAAGACCGAAGTCACCATCTTCTGCTTCGCCCCCAAGGGGGAAAACGCCGAGGACCGCGCCCATCGCATCCGCCAATACGAGGATTTCTTCAACGTCTCGGGCATGGGCACCTCGGACGACCTCGAGGAGTTCCGCGCCTGCCAGACCGCCTATGCCGGCACCGTGTCGCTGTGGAACGACATGTCGCGCGGCGCGCCGCTGTGGATCGACGGCCCGGACGAGAACGCCCGCCGCATGGGGCTGAAGCCGCTCTTGTCGGGCGAGCGCAGCGAGGACGAGGGACTGTTCGTCTGCCAGCACGAATACTGGGCCGGCGTGATGCGCAAGGCATTGGCCGCCGAAAAGACCGGAGAAGCCGCATGA
- a CDS encoding DUF1217 domain-containing protein: protein MSYNVQVGSGGYWGWKILERTMVRQRSAFLQAHSMKVSRDYFRETIHNIKSAEDLVNDRKLFSIVLRAFGLDSDISNRFFIKKVLESDPADKASLVNKLADKRYADLNRGLALYASSQEKSVAVDTAEIIDRYESRSFEKNIGERHAEIELALNAQREVLNIAISDASENAKWYRILASKPLRQVFEGAYGLGAGFASLSIDRQLSELKDKTKKLTGDSSVSQFELRDKLEVVIRRFLLRGHLGVSSASSRYVNALALLRA, encoded by the coding sequence ATGAGCTATAATGTTCAAGTGGGATCGGGGGGGTACTGGGGATGGAAGATCCTTGAGCGTACCATGGTGAGACAGCGCAGCGCTTTTCTCCAGGCTCATAGCATGAAAGTCTCTAGGGACTACTTTCGGGAGACCATTCATAACATAAAGTCCGCGGAAGACTTGGTCAACGATCGGAAGCTGTTTTCGATAGTGTTGCGAGCTTTTGGGTTGGACTCCGACATAAGCAATAGATTCTTTATCAAGAAGGTTCTCGAGTCTGATCCTGCCGATAAGGCGAGTTTGGTCAATAAGCTTGCGGATAAACGTTATGCAGATCTCAATCGAGGGCTAGCTCTCTATGCTTCATCACAGGAGAAAAGTGTAGCGGTTGATACTGCGGAGATTATTGACAGATATGAGTCGAGATCCTTCGAAAAAAACATTGGGGAAAGGCATGCCGAAATAGAGTTGGCGCTGAATGCGCAACGAGAGGTGCTGAATATAGCAATTTCAGATGCAAGCGAAAATGCAAAGTGGTACCGGATCCTCGCTTCTAAGCCGCTGCGGCAAGTATTCGAAGGGGCTTATGGCCTTGGAGCCGGTTTCGCCTCGCTTTCCATTGATAGGCAGCTTTCGGAGTTGAAAGATAAGACGAAAAAACTTACCGGAGACAGTAGTGTCAGTCAGTTCGAATTGCGAGATAAGCTTGAAGTTGTTATTAGGCGCTTTCTTCTGCGTGGTCATCTCGGCGTGTCATCGGCGAGCTCTCGCTATGTCAATGCTCTTGCGCTGTTGAGGGCGTAA
- the fliK gene encoding flagellar hook-length control protein FliK: MFFDDQPQVDTSACQADSIHHPVTFENQNADADDVEEADNPASVLLIDRGLAADYKPLDGSEHAASADKGQATIMPLIEEVERAISEPPDGADRRSSRTEIRLQYLPDQDRADHAGSSNKAHTHGDASRECHPPYNFTRRSFGDGFLYLAKAYDSKIDIALPNTEMPSRPPPFFAEDVSGSRSDAGYLDINFQDDSISLKDYNIRAPSAAEISSTERIGKAPGIDPRQVMRQISGEAASAHAGRIEIVLDPAELGKVRMVISPGENPAVIVLAERQETFDFLKRNMDLLAKELRDAGLAGADISFSDGKDGWSSQNNFPTRKSDFLRQGDIRLQPEPITPQENTATSPNS; the protein is encoded by the coding sequence ATGTTTTTTGATGATCAGCCGCAGGTTGACACCTCCGCGTGCCAAGCCGATTCGATCCACCATCCCGTCACATTTGAAAATCAGAATGCCGACGCTGATGATGTGGAAGAAGCCGATAATCCGGCTTCAGTCTTGCTGATCGACCGAGGCCTTGCCGCCGATTACAAACCCCTTGACGGTTCGGAGCATGCTGCATCCGCCGATAAAGGACAAGCAACAATAATGCCGTTGATCGAAGAAGTCGAGAGAGCGATATCCGAGCCGCCGGATGGTGCCGATCGAAGATCGTCGAGAACGGAGATCCGGCTTCAATATCTCCCGGATCAGGACCGCGCCGATCACGCTGGTTCATCGAACAAAGCCCATACCCACGGCGACGCCTCCAGAGAATGTCACCCTCCCTACAATTTCACCAGAAGGTCATTTGGCGACGGATTTCTATACCTTGCCAAGGCATACGACAGCAAAATCGACATCGCCCTGCCGAATACCGAAATGCCTTCAAGACCTCCCCCTTTCTTCGCAGAGGATGTTTCTGGATCCAGATCTGACGCCGGTTACCTTGATATAAATTTCCAGGACGACAGCATATCCTTGAAGGATTATAATATAAGGGCTCCAAGCGCTGCTGAGATAAGCTCCACCGAACGGATCGGCAAGGCACCGGGTATTGATCCGCGCCAGGTCATGCGCCAAATCAGCGGAGAGGCCGCATCTGCGCACGCCGGGCGCATAGAGATTGTTCTTGATCCGGCAGAACTGGGGAAAGTTCGGATGGTTATATCGCCGGGCGAGAATCCAGCCGTCATCGTGCTTGCAGAGCGACAGGAAACGTTTGATTTCCTGAAAAGAAACATGGACTTACTGGCAAAGGAGCTCCGTGATGCCGGGCTTGCTGGCGCTGATATCTCATTTTCTGATGGAAAGGATGGATGGAGTTCGCAAAACAACTTTCCGACAAGAAAATCGGACTTCTTGAGGCAGGGTGACATCCGGCTGCAGCCAGAGCCGATAACGCCGCAAGAAAATACTGCAACCTCGCCAAATTCGTAA
- a CDS encoding MFS transporter codes for MRSIDVNEAIDQGRFGSFQWRVVALCGALLVVDGYDVFVAGTVLPTLIAEWGLTKPQAGALQAWALFGMMFGALILGPLADRIGRKKGVAISFMLFTSATVLTGFANSPEQFKVFRFIAGLGCGGLMPNAVALMNEYAPRRLRGTMVALMFSGYSVGGMVAAGLGIGLIPSFGWRPMFFIAAVPLLMLPLVLWKLPESLGFLIRQGKQDEARRIFACINPATPLAAEDRLVFAEAKGASASVAELFRHGRALRTLMLWLSFFCCLLLVYLLSSWLPKVLQEAGYAERASLLSLFSLNFGGMAGAIAGGRMGDRFGLPKVVVGFFAAAAASITLIGFNPAPGLLFLLVFVAGATTIGTQILLYASVAQLYNLSVRSTGLGWASGVGRIGAIVGPTLGGVLLARELPLGQNFLIFAIPAALSALAMLVFALANGRARDATRLAAA; via the coding sequence ATGCGCAGCATAGATGTGAACGAGGCCATAGACCAAGGCCGGTTCGGCAGCTTTCAATGGAGGGTGGTCGCGCTTTGCGGCGCGCTGCTGGTGGTTGATGGCTACGACGTGTTCGTGGCGGGCACGGTGCTGCCCACGCTGATCGCGGAATGGGGCCTGACCAAGCCGCAGGCGGGCGCGCTGCAGGCCTGGGCGCTGTTCGGGATGATGTTCGGCGCGCTGATCCTTGGCCCGCTGGCCGACCGGATCGGACGCAAGAAAGGCGTTGCGATCAGCTTCATGCTGTTCACCTCGGCCACCGTGCTGACGGGCTTTGCCAACTCGCCCGAGCAGTTCAAGGTCTTTCGCTTCATCGCCGGCCTGGGCTGCGGCGGGCTGATGCCGAACGCGGTGGCGCTGATGAACGAATATGCGCCCAGGCGCCTGCGCGGCACCATGGTGGCGCTGATGTTTTCGGGCTATTCGGTCGGCGGCATGGTCGCGGCGGGCCTGGGCATCGGCCTGATCCCCAGCTTCGGCTGGAGGCCGATGTTTTTCATCGCCGCCGTGCCGCTGCTGATGCTGCCGCTGGTGCTGTGGAAACTGCCGGAATCGCTGGGCTTCCTGATCCGCCAGGGCAAGCAGGACGAGGCGCGGCGCATCTTTGCCTGCATCAACCCGGCCACGCCGCTGGCCGCCGAGGACCGGCTGGTCTTTGCCGAGGCCAAGGGCGCATCGGCATCCGTGGCGGAGCTGTTCCGCCATGGCCGGGCGCTGCGCACGCTGATGCTGTGGCTGTCCTTCTTCTGCTGCCTGCTGCTGGTCTATCTGCTGTCCTCCTGGCTGCCCAAGGTGCTGCAAGAGGCCGGATATGCCGAACGCGCCAGCCTTCTGTCGCTGTTCTCGCTGAATTTCGGCGGCATGGCGGGGGCGATCGCCGGCGGCAGGATGGGCGACCGCTTCGGACTGCCGAAGGTCGTGGTGGGCTTTTTCGCCGCGGCGGCGGCCTCGATTACGCTGATCGGCTTCAACCCGGCGCCGGGGCTCCTGTTCCTGCTGGTCTTCGTCGCGGGTGCCACGACCATCGGCACGCAGATCCTGCTTTATGCCAGCGTGGCGCAGCTCTACAACCTGTCGGTGCGCTCGACCGGTCTTGGCTGGGCCTCGGGCGTGGGCCGGATCGGCGCCATCGTCGGGCCGACGCTGGGCGGGGTACTCTTGGCGCGAGAGCTGCCGCTGGGGCAGAACTTCCTGATCTTCGCGATCCCGGCGGCGCTCTCCGCGCTGGCGATGCTGGTCTTTGCGCTTGCCAACGGGCGCGCTCGCGACGCGACGCGGCTTGCCGCCGCCTGA
- the benB gene encoding benzoate 1,2-dioxygenase small subunit yields the protein MSLDHDTTGTSLDYNAICAFLYREARLLDDRQWDEWLTCYAPDASYWMPAWDDNDQITEDPQSEISLIYYPNREGLEDRVFRIKTERSGASTPEPRTSHAVLNVEVIEDRGPEVDVRYNFHTLNHRYKVTDQFFGTIFVTLRKDGDGLVIAAKKIVLKNDYIRQVIDVYHV from the coding sequence ATGAGCCTGGATCACGACACCACCGGCACCAGCCTGGATTACAACGCCATCTGCGCCTTCCTCTATCGCGAGGCGCGCCTCCTGGACGACCGGCAATGGGACGAATGGCTGACCTGCTATGCCCCCGATGCGTCCTACTGGATGCCCGCCTGGGACGACAACGACCAGATCACCGAGGATCCGCAATCCGAGATCTCGCTGATCTATTACCCGAACCGCGAGGGGCTCGAGGACCGTGTCTTCCGCATCAAGACCGAGCGGTCGGGCGCCTCGACCCCGGAGCCGCGCACCAGCCACGCCGTCCTGAACGTCGAGGTGATCGAGGATCGCGGGCCCGAGGTGGATGTCCGCTACAACTTCCACACGCTGAACCACCGCTACAAGGTCACGGACCAGTTCTTCGGAACCATCTTCGTGACCCTGCGCAAGGACGGCGACGGGCTGGTCATCGCCGCCAAGAAGATCGTCCTGAAAAACGACTACATCCGCCAGGTCATCGACGTCTATCACGTCTGA